Proteins encoded together in one Festucalex cinctus isolate MCC-2025b chromosome 8, RoL_Fcin_1.0, whole genome shotgun sequence window:
- the zhx3a gene encoding zinc fingers and homeoboxes protein 3 isoform X1 encodes MASKRKSTVPCMIPSKSKHVREEIILGSLPELLPTIPEDGILSISGGESGRVSHNSSKSECGSEVQKGGTYSCPPCSFESRDLNFFLDHMHNCHLDFRAQPTFYCLNCGISVVRFEALALHNANSHPKIVEGLMTASLSVNKRDGVTTVEQSLFTDSGDHYRESGISLSKTPIAKMMRAKGEHKKIVVSHTVEVLKKVSGKDVDPNVLTNVPELQNGALSVSGAQAMPRTAVSHMIATTVPNQVFHQHTPSLFSPNSSDSNKDLPKVMIPLSSIPTYDAAMDTSSFLKTSFGKFPYPTKAELCYLTVVSEFPEEQIKLWFTAQRLKQGISWSPEEIEEARRKMFNTVFQGGAPQKQPATQRHVNHIVTHHTVTAPSGSKGPNFPMTEVPFGVRPRPVGVIAKQASMSTNPHVTRVSYSTPLLPQKLPSLVRTAQISTKNIQAAAEPEKSSNGLGADVAAGCSRSSSSSSTCSSSSSITSYSSSGISGENVSRKNVSHRPTNGIHSFAACSTNVSNNDLHYVATPNDKTRNSLLTGLEGLNSHCAIENTSNINHNNHTSGVISPQEQAGTLRKDEQVNIQSNDSSITNEHPAPKDSAPHVNHASTSPSQSTTSTTVITKSVSSVMDEGKRNKEFSIKGMSILQQLIKDDDLFTGDRSCSELKMEPFKINFKRLKMNESESTSEIAHQEHKSDMTEGSFSPPWANKNAQQLRILRQAFSSARWPNSQQYEDLSIQTGLPKSEVVRWFSDSRYSHKNGQLKWLESYLRPAVDAEEASGRRDVEAKSQKDQPAAKKKHTEQDVNKPLQGEEDSNTEQRLHWQDLNSPLHALMGTEGSSDLIKAETSTQPGVLKDAWPERDHQQLTASQPLIEQPNDANQTRDRLRMELLEV; translated from the exons ATGGCCAGCAAGAGGAAATCCACCGTACCCTGCATGATACCATCCAAATCCAAACATGTGCGCGAGGAAATTATACTGGGCTCGCTGCCAGAACTCCTACCCACAATCCCGGAAGACGGCATACTCAGCATCTCTGGAGGGGAGTCTGGCCGTGTCTCTCACAACTCATCCAAATCTGAATGTGGCAGCGAGGTGCAGAAAGGAGGTACATACAGTTGCCCCCCGTGCTCGTTCGAGTCCAGAGATTTAAACTTCTTTTTGGATCACATGCACAACTGCCACTTGGACTTCAGGGCCCAGCCTACTTTCTACTGCCTGAACTGTGGGATCTCGGTTGTTCGCTTTGAGGCTCTGGCGCTGCATAATGCCAACTCTCATCCGAAGATCGTGGAGGGCTTGATGACCGCCTCCCTGAGTGTCAACAAGAGGGACGGCGTCACGACAGTGGAGCAAAGCCTCTTCACGGACAGTGGAGACCACTACCGAGAATCTGGAATCTCCCTTAGCAAAACCCCAATCGCAAAGATGATGAGAGCCAAGGGAGAGCACAAAAAGATTGTAGTATCTCATACCGTGGAAGTATTGAAGAAAGTCAGTGGGAAAGACGTAGACCCCAACGTGCTGACAAATGTGCCTGAACTCCAAAACGGGGCTCTCAGTGTTTCTGGCGCCCAAGCTATGCCGCGGACAGCTGTTAGTCACATGATTGCGACAACAGTGCCCAACCAAGTCTTTCACCAGCACACTCCCTCCCTCTTCTCCCCCAATTCCTCCGATTCCAATAAAGACCTTCCAAAGGTGATGATCCCTCTTAGCAGCATCCCCACCTATGATGCCGCCATGGACACCAGCAGCTTTCTAAAGACATCCTTTGGCAAGTTCCCCTACCCGACCAAAGCTGAGCTCTGCTACCTGACGGTAGTGTCGGAGTTCCCTGAAGAGCAGATCAAACTGTGGTTTACGGCCCAAAGACTCAAGCAGGGCATAAGCTGGTCTCCGGAGGAAATCGAAGAGGCCAGGAGGAAGATGTTCAACACCGTGTTCCAGGGCGGAGCACCCCAGAAGCAACCTGCCACGCAGCGTCATGTCAATCACATTGTTACCCACCACACCGTAACGGCCCCTTCAGGTTCAAAAGGACCAAACTTTCCCATGACCGAAGTCCCCTTTGGCGTGAGACCCAGGCCCGTTGGAGTCATAGCCAAGCAGGCCAGCATGTCGACGAATCCCCACGTGACGAGGGTCTCGTACTCCACTCCGCTTCTCCCTCAGAAGCTTCCGTCTCTAGTCAGGACCGCGCAGATATCCACCAAGAATATTCAAGCCGCCGCCGAGCCGGAGAAGAGCAGCAACGGCCTCGGAGCGGATGTGGCGGCCGGATGCAGCCGcagcagcagtagcagcagcacttgcagcagtagcagcagcaTCACCAGCTATTCCAGCAGCGGTATTAGTGGCGAGAATGTCTCCCGGAAGAACGTTAGTCACAGACCCACCAACGGCATCCACAGCTTTGCTGCCTGCTCGACAAATGTTAGCAATAACGATTTGCACTATGTTGCTACCCCCAATGACAAAACACGCAACAGTTTACTGACGGGACTGGAAGGTTTAAACAGTCACTGCGCCATAGAAAACACCAGCAACATAAATCATAACAATCATACCAGTGGCGTGATCAGTCCTCAAGAGCAGGCGGGCACCTTGAGGAAGGACGAGCAAGTCAACATTCAGAGCAACGACAGCAGTATTACCAATGAACACCCCGCCCCGAAAGACAGTGCTCCCCACGTGAACCATGCCAGCACTTCCCCTTCACAAagcaccaccagcaccaccgtCATCACAAAAAGCGTCTCATCTGTCATGGATGAGGGCAAGCGCAACAAGGAGTTTAGCATAAAAGGCATGTCAATCTTGCAGCAACTTATCAAGGACGACGACCTTTTTACCGGAGACAGAAGTTGCTCAGAGCTGAAAATGGAACCCTTCAAGATCAACTTCAAGAggctgaaaatgaatgaaagcgAGAGCACATCTGAGATTGCGCATCAAGAACACAAGTCAGACATGACCGAAGGGTCCTTCTCTCCCCCCTGGGCCAACAAGAACGCCCAGCAGCTGCGCATCCTTCGCCAGGCGTTCTCCAGCGCACGCTGGCCCAACAGTCAGCAGTATGAGGACTTGAGCATACAGACGGGCCTGCCCAAGTCTGAGGTGGTGCGCTGGTTCAGTGACAGCCGTTACAGTCACAAGAACGGACAGCTGAAGTGGCTGGAGAGCTATCTGCGACCAGCTGTAGATGCGGAGGAAGCCAGTGGCAGAAGAGATGTTGAAGCCAAATCGCAAAAGGACCAGCCGGCTGCCAAAAAGAAGCATACTGAACAAGACGTGAACAAACCCCTCCAAGGAGAAGAAGACAGCAACACTGAGCAACGGCTGCATTGGCAGGATTTAAACTCACCACTGCACGCTCTGATGGGGACTGAGGGAAGCAGCGATCTTATCAAAGCTGAGACCTCCACACAGCCGGGAGTCTTGaaggacgcctggccagaaagaGACCATCAGCAGCTAACTGCCAGCCAGCCACTTATTGAACAACCCAATGATGCCAATCAGACCAG GGATCGCCTGAGGATGGAGCTGCTGGAGGTGTGA
- the zhx3a gene encoding zinc fingers and homeoboxes protein 3 isoform X2, whose protein sequence is MASKRKSTVPCMIPSKSKHVREEIILGSLPELLPTIPEDGILSISGGESGRVSHNSSKSECGSEVQKGGTYSCPPCSFESRDLNFFLDHMHNCHLDFRAQPTFYCLNCGISVVRFEALALHNANSHPKIVEGLMTASLSVNKRDGVTTVEQSLFTDSGDHYRESGISLSKTPIAKMMRAKGEHKKIVVSHTVEVLKKVSGKDVDPNVLTNVPELQNGALSVSGAQAMPRTAVSHMIATTVPNQVFHQHTPSLFSPNSSDSNKDLPKVMIPLSSIPTYDAAMDTSSFLKTSFGKFPYPTKAELCYLTVVSEFPEEQIKLWFTAQRLKQGISWSPEEIEEARRKMFNTVFQGGAPQKQPATQRHVNHIVTHHTVTAPSGSKGPNFPMTEVPFGVRPRPVGVIAKQASMSTNPHVTRVSYSTPLLPQKLPSLVRTAQISTKNIQAAAEPEKSSNGLGADVAAGCSRSSSSSSTCSSSSSITSYSSSGISGENVSRKNVSHRPTNGIHSFAACSTNVSNNDLHYVATPNDKTRNSLLTGLEGLNSHCAIENTSNINHNNHTSGVISPQEQAGTLRKDEQVNIQSNDSSITNEHPAPKDSAPHVNHASTSPSQSTTSTTVITKSVSSVMDEGKRNKEFSIKGMSILQQLIKDDDLFTGDRSCSELKMEPFKINFKRLKMNESESTSEIAHQEHKSDMTEGSFSPPWANKNAQQLRILRQAFSSARWPNSQQYEDLSIQTGLPKSEVVRWFSDSRYSHKNGQLKWLESYLRPAVDAEEASGRRDVEAKSQKDQPAAKKKHTEQDVNKPLQGEEDSNTEQRLHWQDLNSPLHALMGTEGSSDLIKAETSTQPGVLKDAWPERDHQQLTASQPLIEQPNDANQTR, encoded by the coding sequence ATGGCCAGCAAGAGGAAATCCACCGTACCCTGCATGATACCATCCAAATCCAAACATGTGCGCGAGGAAATTATACTGGGCTCGCTGCCAGAACTCCTACCCACAATCCCGGAAGACGGCATACTCAGCATCTCTGGAGGGGAGTCTGGCCGTGTCTCTCACAACTCATCCAAATCTGAATGTGGCAGCGAGGTGCAGAAAGGAGGTACATACAGTTGCCCCCCGTGCTCGTTCGAGTCCAGAGATTTAAACTTCTTTTTGGATCACATGCACAACTGCCACTTGGACTTCAGGGCCCAGCCTACTTTCTACTGCCTGAACTGTGGGATCTCGGTTGTTCGCTTTGAGGCTCTGGCGCTGCATAATGCCAACTCTCATCCGAAGATCGTGGAGGGCTTGATGACCGCCTCCCTGAGTGTCAACAAGAGGGACGGCGTCACGACAGTGGAGCAAAGCCTCTTCACGGACAGTGGAGACCACTACCGAGAATCTGGAATCTCCCTTAGCAAAACCCCAATCGCAAAGATGATGAGAGCCAAGGGAGAGCACAAAAAGATTGTAGTATCTCATACCGTGGAAGTATTGAAGAAAGTCAGTGGGAAAGACGTAGACCCCAACGTGCTGACAAATGTGCCTGAACTCCAAAACGGGGCTCTCAGTGTTTCTGGCGCCCAAGCTATGCCGCGGACAGCTGTTAGTCACATGATTGCGACAACAGTGCCCAACCAAGTCTTTCACCAGCACACTCCCTCCCTCTTCTCCCCCAATTCCTCCGATTCCAATAAAGACCTTCCAAAGGTGATGATCCCTCTTAGCAGCATCCCCACCTATGATGCCGCCATGGACACCAGCAGCTTTCTAAAGACATCCTTTGGCAAGTTCCCCTACCCGACCAAAGCTGAGCTCTGCTACCTGACGGTAGTGTCGGAGTTCCCTGAAGAGCAGATCAAACTGTGGTTTACGGCCCAAAGACTCAAGCAGGGCATAAGCTGGTCTCCGGAGGAAATCGAAGAGGCCAGGAGGAAGATGTTCAACACCGTGTTCCAGGGCGGAGCACCCCAGAAGCAACCTGCCACGCAGCGTCATGTCAATCACATTGTTACCCACCACACCGTAACGGCCCCTTCAGGTTCAAAAGGACCAAACTTTCCCATGACCGAAGTCCCCTTTGGCGTGAGACCCAGGCCCGTTGGAGTCATAGCCAAGCAGGCCAGCATGTCGACGAATCCCCACGTGACGAGGGTCTCGTACTCCACTCCGCTTCTCCCTCAGAAGCTTCCGTCTCTAGTCAGGACCGCGCAGATATCCACCAAGAATATTCAAGCCGCCGCCGAGCCGGAGAAGAGCAGCAACGGCCTCGGAGCGGATGTGGCGGCCGGATGCAGCCGcagcagcagtagcagcagcacttgcagcagtagcagcagcaTCACCAGCTATTCCAGCAGCGGTATTAGTGGCGAGAATGTCTCCCGGAAGAACGTTAGTCACAGACCCACCAACGGCATCCACAGCTTTGCTGCCTGCTCGACAAATGTTAGCAATAACGATTTGCACTATGTTGCTACCCCCAATGACAAAACACGCAACAGTTTACTGACGGGACTGGAAGGTTTAAACAGTCACTGCGCCATAGAAAACACCAGCAACATAAATCATAACAATCATACCAGTGGCGTGATCAGTCCTCAAGAGCAGGCGGGCACCTTGAGGAAGGACGAGCAAGTCAACATTCAGAGCAACGACAGCAGTATTACCAATGAACACCCCGCCCCGAAAGACAGTGCTCCCCACGTGAACCATGCCAGCACTTCCCCTTCACAAagcaccaccagcaccaccgtCATCACAAAAAGCGTCTCATCTGTCATGGATGAGGGCAAGCGCAACAAGGAGTTTAGCATAAAAGGCATGTCAATCTTGCAGCAACTTATCAAGGACGACGACCTTTTTACCGGAGACAGAAGTTGCTCAGAGCTGAAAATGGAACCCTTCAAGATCAACTTCAAGAggctgaaaatgaatgaaagcgAGAGCACATCTGAGATTGCGCATCAAGAACACAAGTCAGACATGACCGAAGGGTCCTTCTCTCCCCCCTGGGCCAACAAGAACGCCCAGCAGCTGCGCATCCTTCGCCAGGCGTTCTCCAGCGCACGCTGGCCCAACAGTCAGCAGTATGAGGACTTGAGCATACAGACGGGCCTGCCCAAGTCTGAGGTGGTGCGCTGGTTCAGTGACAGCCGTTACAGTCACAAGAACGGACAGCTGAAGTGGCTGGAGAGCTATCTGCGACCAGCTGTAGATGCGGAGGAAGCCAGTGGCAGAAGAGATGTTGAAGCCAAATCGCAAAAGGACCAGCCGGCTGCCAAAAAGAAGCATACTGAACAAGACGTGAACAAACCCCTCCAAGGAGAAGAAGACAGCAACACTGAGCAACGGCTGCATTGGCAGGATTTAAACTCACCACTGCACGCTCTGATGGGGACTGAGGGAAGCAGCGATCTTATCAAAGCTGAGACCTCCACACAGCCGGGAGTCTTGaaggacgcctggccagaaagaGACCATCAGCAGCTAACTGCCAGCCAGCCACTTATTGAACAACCCAATGATGCCAATCAGACCAGGTAA